In Dermacentor albipictus isolate Rhodes 1998 colony chromosome 6, USDA_Dalb.pri_finalv2, whole genome shotgun sequence, the following proteins share a genomic window:
- the LOC135916951 gene encoding uncharacterized protein produces the protein MRRVQSPVQLPPCPRRRPAPVQPPLSPRRRSPAPKDRSCEASCARYSCFVLLAVLVTTTTLLATPALLLTRLDPWRRDHFTLDEDLRRSRDHSVHPCDDFYRHVCSNWDANARRGSPPLRKYKAIFDSHVVKRHLLRYIPKHSHKARDKATALLLKCFSRGGRQSSWTIPKFLQEVGLPWPHKSPASRPELLGTLVKSSLHFGIHIFWAFFVGRDPSRRNQNTIYTTLDERCTDWIGNFERLRDYAKHHDYLRRCAEILGGTGQSYSRMIEAVTVAHTDIAQLVFRLWDPHAVPAFLDLGDPELRRALNGHLADDSQFWPEDKIVNLQPKLFAQLNATHFSHDNFTENFKLFLGAYAVWLLSPYASRYLTTYMLEDMGLAAYERSYWHHKCMLTLEETMPLAKFKLEDEGSVDTVYTSKMLHLAKRSIHSFIAVYGGTLENYLAGAMAGVVVNARNMTLTWHMLDRTYAYVPFDTRAGLFDLYIRICAAGMNILKKSLHHPRQTALHAPGIAVYGLYRILVAREVVVPSYMRALPLFNARHPLPVLVALIGTHILKQMSTLGRFILFYDENFVDQNLPIFGQLGMLFSDMQRYDVVVNNSGYLDDHYAHERRELTMAGWATRLASSIPRLPEARALAKATRAANSRDGRRPSFGGVPEDQLYFLVTCFAHCGAYGRAIQLQKVICNSVLPAVAAFREAFKCQPHHLLVTDFTWPEPPNETSSASV, from the exons ATGCGACGCGTCCAGAGCCCCGTGCAGCTGCCGCCGTGTCCTCGGCGACGTCCTGCGCCCGTCCAGCCACCGTTATCGCCCCGGCGCCGCAGTCCTGCCCCCAAGGACAGGTCCTGCGAGGCGTCCTGCGCGCGCTACTCTTGCTTCGTACTGCTCGCCGTCCTCGTCACGACGACCACGCTGCTAGCCACGCcggcgctgctgctgacgcgGCTCGATCCGTGGAGGCGAGACCACTTCACGCTGGACGAAGACCTGCGACGCTCGCGCGACCACAGCGTGCACCCGTGCGACGACTTCTACCG GCATGTCTGCAGCAACTGGGACGCCAATGCGCGACGTGGCAGCCCGCCGCTGCGCAAGTACAAAGCCATTTTCGACAGTCACGTCGTCAAGCGCCACCTGTTGCGTTACATCCCCAAGCATTCGCACAAGGCCCGAGACAAGGCAACGGCGCTGCTGCTCAAGTGTTTCAGCCGG GGCGGCAGGCAGAGCTCGTGGACTATTCCGAAATTCCTGCAAGAGGTGGGGCTTCCCTGGCCGCACAAGTCCCCAGCCTCGAGACCCGAGCTCCTCGGCACACTCGTCAAGTCGTCATTACACTTCGGCATACACATATTCTGGGCCTTTTTCGTGGGTCGTGATCCATCACGCCGGAACCAGAACACCATTTACACGACCTTAGACGAACGGTGCACCGACTGGATCGGGAACTTCGAGCGGCTCAGAGATTATGCCAAACACCACGATTATCTCAGACGCTGCGCTGAAATCCTGGGCGGCACCGGGCAGTCATACTCGCGGATGATCGAGGCCGTAACGGTGGCGCACACAGATATCGCCCAACTGGTGTTCCGCTTGTGGGACCCGCATGCCGTTCCAGCGTTCCTTGACCTCGGTGACCCCGAGCTTCGCCGAGCCCTCAACGGTCATCTTGCGGACGATTCCCAGTTTTGGCCCGAAGACAAAATTGTGAACTTGCAGCCCAAGCTATTCGCTCAGCTGAACGCAACCCACTTCAGCCACGACAATTTCACCGAGAACTTCAAGCTCTTCCTCGGTGCGTACGCGGTGTGGTTGCTGTCGCCGTACGCCTCTCGTTACCTCACCACCTACATGCTGGAGGACATGGGCCTCGCAGCGTATGAGCGAAGCTACTGGCACCACAAGTGCATGCTGACCCTCGAGGAGACCATGCCGCTGGCCAAGTTCAAGCTCGAAGACGAAGGTTCGGTTGACACGGTTTACACGTCGAAAATGCTGCACCTCGCCAAGCGATCCATACACTCCTTCATCGCTGTATATGGTGGCACTCTCGAGAACTATTTGGCAGGCGCTATGGCTGGTGTTGTCGTCAACGCCCGCAACATGACTCTTACGTGGCACATGCTGGACCGGACATACGCCTATGTACCTTTCGACACCAGGGCGGGGTTGTTCGACCTGTACATACGCATATGCGCCGCGGGCATGAACATCCTCAAGAAGTCGTTGCACCACCCTAGGCAGACTGCACTTCACGCGCCAGGGATCGCTGTCTACGGACTGTACCGCATCCTCGTGGCTAGGGAAGTCGTGGTCCCCAGCTACATGAGGGCGCTACCACTGTTCAATGCGCGCCACCCGTTGCCTGTCCTTGTGGCCTTGATCGGCACCCATATCTTGAAGCAGATGTCCACTCTAGGGAGATTCATCCTGTTCTATGATGAAAACTTTGTG GACCAAAACCTCCCAATCTTCGGCCAGCTCGGAATGCTGTTCTCGGACATGCAACGCTACGATGTGGTGGTGAACAACAGCGGCTATCTCGATGACCACTACGCGCACGAGAGGCGGGAGCTCACGATGGCCGGCTGGGCGACCCGTCTCGCCAGCAGCATCCCGCGCCTGCCCGAGGCCCGAGCCCTCGCGAAGGCCACGAGGGCGGCGAACAGCCGAGACGGCAGGCGCCCGTCTTTCGGCGGCGTCCCCGAGGACCAGCTGTACTTTTTGGTCACGTGCTTCGCGCACTGCGGTGCCTATGGTCGCGCCATCCAGTTGCAG AAAGTCATCTGCAACTCGGTCCTGCCTGCAGTAGCAGCATTCCGGGAAGCCTTCAAATGTCAGCCGCATCATCTACTCGTGACCGACTTCACATGGCCAGAACCACCCAACGAGACAAGCAGTGCTTCTGTGTAG